ttcaaaatcttgtgtgaaaaattagagatgGTGCAAGCGAAATTAGTTTGTTCCAGATGTTGCTTGGCTTAATTCTGATGAAATATGTAacatttaggatttttttaaagatcgGTGCGAACTTTCTCTGCGGTTCTGTCACGTTTGCTGGGTTTCTTGGGGCCTTCGGTGCCCAAGGTCGGCAAAATGGGCTTGATCGAACGGAACAGTCGCTGTTGCAACGCGATTGGGGTcaaatattgtttattataagttGTAACTGTGTCgctagaatttttaaattcgactCGCTTGCTTCACCCAATTTAATTCAGTCCTCAGCTAAGTCTGATTTAAGactattttttatatactCCGAAAAACGGACagctcttcacaacggacatttttgtaggaacgtaacaacacctatattaaaatttccacctcCTACAAGCGGACATCTccccacaacggacaattaaaaattcccctTCGgagtccgttgttgagaggttttactgtaaagTGATCCATGATAAATTTAGGACCTTTACCGAAATATTGAAACGTTTATTTCCTTAGGAATCAATTacttagtattattttttctaatattagACCTGGGGGAGGTTCAATACGCCCTAGTTGATTCTATGTCTGGatctaaatttaaatcaaGTTGTAATGTAATCTTGAACTAGACCTGGATCAGGCGAGCTATCTAACTAAATTGGCATCAAACTAGAATCACTTGGATTCTTTAAATTGATCAAAGGATGTCTACGCTGAAGCCCTTCGGAGGAGGTTTAAGGACAGAGCCCGCGTCCTCGTGCTCGAAAATCGGTTTTGTTTCGGGTGCCCTCATTCGGTGCACCTGGTGATCGATCCTGTTGGACGGGATTCCACCACGGGTGAACAACCGTCTATCCTCCACGGGTGCATCCTCTCGCATAAGCTCTCTCGCGCGCGCATCCAAGGCCTCACCTTGTGCACACTTGTCCATGTTTCAGGTGTCAGTCGCGTCGAGAATGTGGGGCCGAGCGCAGCTGCTCGTGCTGCTGACCGCGCTCTCGGCCTACGGAGACGACGTCCATCCGGAGGACAGCCAGCTGCGGGTCGGCCGCTCCGTGGACATCTTCACCCGCTACGGCTACCTCAGTCTGAGCATGAAAGTGGTGCCGCGGAACGACTCCGACTTCCTCTTCAGAGAGCCCACCATCGACGTCTTCGACGACCTGGACCGGTACGTGGTGCACCCGGTCAAGGTGCCGAAGAAGCAGCGAAGGGTCTTCGTCGGCGACTTCCATATGGAGTTCTGCGATAACGTGAAACAGCTAGTGCAGGCCTATTTCAGGGATTTCAGCTTCGAGAGGCTGGAGAATACGTGGAGGGCGTTCACGGCGAGCTGGTCGCCGGACACGCTGGCCAAGAATTTAGGGATTAATTCGTCGTTTGTTCACAAGGAACATTGTTATGTGCTAGTGAGGTTGGCGAGGTTTAGGGATAGTGTCAAGCTGAGCAAAATACCGAATAATGTTAATTTGATGGACGTGGTGGCGAGGGAGATTGATAAAATACAAGTTGGTGATGTGAGCAGTGTGCTGAAGTTTATACGAAAGTACGGCTCGCATTTTATCGAGTCGTACGTTACTGGAAACGCACTTTACCAGGTATTTTAATTGTTGGGTGATTAATTAGGAAAATACTAACACGGTTATTTCAAGTCTCTTTGACTCTTGCTGAGTGAATGGAAACTAGTTacataattttacttttaaagcTCTATTAAACAATCTACAACACTTATTGTTTTACCACCTTTTTATGTAAGAGTTCAATATCCAAATGATTAAGCACAACAATTAGTTACACATAACGTTCATGGTCGCAGAGTGATTAAATTGTTTCTcgtgagaaaaaaatattttaagcgAAACCAATCACGTTTGCATAAATTTTGTACCGTTTTAGCATCGTTAAAGGTCTCAAATGATGCAATGACTTAATGAGAgcaaagaaatttatttgaatttttaatttatgttgaTTGTTGACCACATGTTGATTGGATTTCTCTCAGACAAAGCtaagaaatttcgaaaaatgtcACGGCCGGTTTTTGGGATTTCGTGACcgcttattaattttattcgcaAAATTATCAGAATCGATTAAAGACAAGGTTTTCCAGCCATCATGGTCACTGAAGAAGATAACAGCGTCACATAAAGTACGTTTTCGGTTTTTACAATTAAACAATTTCGTTGTAATTATGGTGTTCTTGACGcaaatcaattattttattgttggtggagaataaataaatggaCGTTATGTGTTTACGAATCGTCAAGGTTTTATTTCGGTGAACTTTAAAGATATTTCCATAAATGATGGAGTGTGATGACATGAAAAATTACGGAATCGTTGCATGTTTCAGATGAAAAGGTTTAGGTCATCTGACGGATGGATATATAAGAACTTTATAATCACCttgcataaattaaaaactgagtttttaaataaaataacttaatttttataaaaaaaaattgtttttgctttGGACGTCCTAACGTTTGATTGGTGTTTGCTCCTAGTAAGATCTCTATTTATCAACTTATGCACATCCTAAATTCCGAatcttaaaattgtaaatattttttctgaatCTGAAGGAGTTTAaaaagcatttattttttaaatttcataatgtctaggtgattttttgttttgtttaaattccATAAGTCATTATTTAATCAAAGAcgcatttttaaaactgaatcATTTATGAACGTTCTCCAGAGGTGTTTAACGTGAATCGTACAGATTTTGGATCGTCGTAGAAACGCAACCTGAGTTTTAAAATCAAGTTCTGAAATGTTCAGAACTATATGAAGAATAAATCtgtttatattaatatttttatttattttattattgcgtGATTGATTGTCACTGACTGAGAGGGAACAAAAAGTTGTTTTGCAGAAGGAAAAAACaattgtcatttttaagattttattatttatatggTTACATGGGAAAATTACTTCAATAGTTTAAAGCATGTGTGTCCACTCGAGTCTAAAAATAGCCCCCTGTCCAGGTGTTCGTCTTCCGGCGCTCCATCTACTTACAAATCAAAGAGCGGCTCAAAACGCAGGGCATCTCCCACTTGGACAAGCTGGAGCTTGGCCAGTACTTCAGCCCCTGGTTTGCCGAACACATGGGGCAGATAAAGGTGGCCAGCGGCAACCACACCGTGGAGGAATGGGCCGCTGCCAAGCTGCGCGTCCATTACTACATTTTCACATATCCAACCCTTCTGAAGATCCACGGCGACACCCAACTGCTCACCGTCCTCAACGACCTCCTCCAGAACGAGGCCATCCTCCAAATGGGCATGAAAACCCTAGCGCCGGCGTTCAAGGACCCGGCCAAACGCACGTTCTTCATCGAAGTGTtggacaattttttgaaattgtgggAGAGCAATTTGTAGTGCATCctgttttttgtgataataCGTTGTGATAAGGACGCCCGCGGAGAGGAAGGACTTTTGCATTGATTAGTTTATTGCGGATTCGAGAGTGATACAAAAATGGGCTGTTTGCGTTCGGAATGAGGCGATTTACACAACATTATCGATAACgagcaatatttatttttatactctaaagtatattttaatacTCTAAACCAAATATgtaaagttttgtaaaaactataaatataTAAGACAACGAAATGAtcaaaaatcttttatttacaattaatttctggctgaaaaatACAGGTTCCAGTATTGGCTGCACCACTCTCATTCTGAATTACAAACGCGTGTGAATTACAATCAAtcatatttgttaaaaattgacaTCTGGACACCGGCTTGAAGATCCCGATTCACTTTTTTGCCATTCACAACCATCACAAGCGGTGTCTCTACTCGGATTAAACGAAACTTGTATtcctacaaataaaaattcctaaagttgtCCATGACTCAAAAACCGTACAGACATTATCTTTATACGTAAAATCCACATCAGTCACGTAGGGTTCGGGAATTGCCACTGAATTACCGATAATCACACCTTTACCGTCGgccaaattaaaaactgttactacGACGCAAGTTCCTAATTTATCCACCAAACAGAATGTACtagaataaattattttataatgtaatttatacgaaaaataaatttattacaaaggaACCGAATCCTCGTTTTGCACACTACACACCACTTTCCCCAAAACCACTTTTTCCTCATTTAAACCCGGCTTTAAGCCACCCAAAGGAATTTCGTCAAGTTTGACGGTTTGATTCGCCGACGAGGTATAACTGCCACCGGCGTACGGCCCCAATTGCTTTGAATCAATCGactggcaaaaaaaataaatgtaattcaaaattCGTATTACAGGTACCTGTAACttgcaaattattaatttcgaaatcGATTGCTCATATGTTAAGGATTATAACAGTCGGCTTGCGATACtgaaaaatcgtaattttatgaaaataataattacacctCAAATGAGCCGATTTTGAAAGCCAGAAAATTACAGGTCCCTGTAATCggacaaaaaatcgaatttacttgcaaaatttgttgtaaacgCTTCGCTTTCATTTTACCACTTGTTGTGACTAAATCGGTAATCTCATTTAAATATCTAACGAGTTGTTTTTCCTTGATTTTGGGTTGGTCCCACGTGGGATCATACAGAGCCGCCTTATTAAACGATTCAAGCGCCAATTCAAACTCTTCCTCATATTTTAAAGTCTGTAATTGAATTACTgagataaaacaaaacaaaaaattgttacacgtACTATTCCTTTGTTATAGTGTAAGTCTGGAGTACTTTTGGCCACAATATCTTtctcctaaaaatttttttttacaatttgttttaataaaatgtgatGATTACGGCTTGAGAGTAGGCACTTAAGCATTGCTTTAgcgtttttggattttgtTGAATACCGAAAAATGATGATAAGTGGGCATTTCCTAAAACAGCCCATGAGAGACCATCTTGGGGGTCCAACTGGACAGCTTCTTTTGCATAGTTTAAGCCTTTTTctatgttatttattaaattttccctACTACTTGAAGTTTCCTGCCTTGCCAACATTGAGAGATTCCTTAACGAGACTTTATTCTTGCGCTGAAAGTCCCAAACTTACTTAATAATTACCAAAGACTCATCACGACCTATTTACTTCTTTGAGCGCCCCCTCAAAGCAATTCATCGCCTTCTTCAACtcattatttttccaaaaacactCCCCTAACTCATTCCAAGCCTCAACACACTTAGGATCCAATTTAACAGCCTTAGAGAGCAAACTTTCCGCTTCTTTGCTAAACTTAGGCACAACATTTAACGCCCTACCTTTGAGAAAACAAAACTTGGCCCTATCGCCCCCCGAAGCCCGTTTCTCGCACTCATTAAATACTCCTAAAATCTCagataattttttctcaaCATCTCCATTTTTATGAATGGCATCGTCGATCTTATGAGTTTCAAAATAATGGTCCCGGTATAAGTACAAGCTATTAACTTTTTCCTGCAATAAAAGACAATCAAATACCACTCCTTTTAAGGAGTTGAGTGTAGGTGGACACACCTGGGGATGTAACTCCAAAGGACTTACCTGGAGGGCGGCTACAATGTCTTGGGGAGATTCCTGGGGCTTGTCACCGCTTGAATCCATTTTCAAGATTCAAAGAAAAgcatttcttcaaaaaatgtGATTGTTTTGACAAGAAAGGTTATGTCGCTTTATTGTCAGATGAAAGCAATGGTGGGGGTGTTGTAACACATGCAGTCTAACACCCATCAGGTcttacttaattaaattgtgtTATGCGATTGTATTACATTATAATTATGAAAAACCATCGCTATGTATAATTTTCTATACTTTGATTGATaatttgttttgcaaaaaatgtaattgtgGCTTTTTTGGGAGTAGGATTATAAGTGTGTAAGACTGCGGGTGACGGCAGTTCTTTTGACACTTGGCATTAACTACGTCAGTTTTTTGTAAAGCGTtccaaattttggttttttggtgTGGGACAGGTGTGGGGCCCTTTGGCTTGCATAAATTGGCAAAATTCGTCCAAGTGGGACGTTTGTGTTGTGATGGTCCGGTAGATGTCGCTGGGCCACTGCGGGTTGCGTCAAACAAATCAGTTGCAAGTTGCAACAAGAATAAGTTGGTGGTGGCGGCGCAGTCGCGTTGAAAAGTGGCTTGGAAAAGTTGCACTGCATTGTTAGAACGTCGGAGGTCGTTTTCTGTGTGTTCCTTCGGTGCTGGTGTTGTGTCTTCGGCCGTTTGGTGCTCCGCCCTTACCATCATGGCTAGCTAGTGCACCAGCTTGATGTCGTGCCATGGAGTAGTGTTGTGACCGTCGAAAATTGCTCAATTTGCGACAGATTCGGGGATTTCGGATAGCAGATCGAAGCGAGGGCCGCACCATGTCCGGAAGGCATATTCCAGCTGATAAGGTAGGTTAGAAGACAACCGCACCCTTCCTGTCGATGGCGACCTACATCGCGATATACCCCGAGTTTGGGGCCCTTCGGAGACGCCCACGACACGAACTCTTGCAGCTTTCACAAATGGACGATGGCGCGTTCGATCATTAGAAAGTCGACACGGACGGTCATTGCAGCGctcaaaatattacaaattgaTCTAAACTCGATTTATTTCGCAAGAACAGGTGAGCAGGTGCTGGAAAAGCCTTTGTTTGCCCTTTTTCCCCCATCGCGGCCATCGGAATGcgttaattaaacaaaaacaaaagaagtGTCACTGCACTCTTTTCTATTAAtacattagaaattttattttgtaactaTTGTAATCAGCTTGGCTGCTTTTTATTGCTAATTATAGGAAGTCACGTCTGGGATTGACTCAGTCTAGTGAGCACTGCACTaacaaatgccaaaaattGACAGTTAGATCACAGTTAACTTGATTGGTATGTTCATTCGATTGTTTGGGAAAGAATTTGTATTCGCAAATGATTGTCTTTACtatcatttgaattttatatgaATCAGGAattgtgaaattatttttgcaccaAGAAACAACCAATTTTTCACGAATTGCGTTTACTCGGTCTAGTTACCCGTGTAATAATAACTGTCAAATTAACTGTTAAGTTCAGACCACAAACGTGGAAACGTAATTATGAATTGGGATTCATTTGGTATAAATATAGTCACGGTTTAAAtgattgtatattttttgccTCATTTTTACATTATGATTACGCAAAATGACTAAATTGTGTAGagaataattgaattttttacgatTGTTTTATTCGGTCTAGTTAACTTTGTAATGACACTGCCAAAATAATAACTGTACAGTAGTCTAGCCTACGGGATTTCAAGTAATAATAGTGAGTTTGATAACGAAtaggtgtttttttaattaataataatgatttggGGCTTACACTGAACCCGAGTAATTGGGTTGATTATTTCCTTTCTCTggacaatttaatttttttgttttgtactaatcaaaattattaaaatctggTTTGGTTTTTCGTTGTCAATCTCTGAAGCATTAAAAAGTAAGTTAAATGTGTTTTTCGTTCCGAGTTATTTGCTCATCACATGGATAAAGCGATGTTGATCTTAAATTActttatgttaattttaatttagttgcGTAAACATTgaatcaaatttttagaaacGCGTCCTTTCCTctaaatatttaagatttcGCGTCGATTTTCTCTCTGAAACGGCGTTTTTCTACAGAATTTacgttttgtttttgacaCTGATTCTATTTTTCGTCGATCTGGAGTCGTAAATATTCGAAACGAGGAACTTGTAACTCACCTTGAGGAGTAAATTTTTGCCTCTCATTCCACTCCctaaaaaactcaattatcgTTTTAATTTCATTCATTTCGAGTTTGTCTAAAGTCGCGCCATCAATCTGACTCTAATTAGTAAAAGAGTTGAAAAAATTCGGTGCGAAATACCTCCCTCTGTCGATTATTCAAGCCACCCTCTCTCGTGTCAGATCAAAGGGCTCAATTACGGGAGCGGTAGCTGcgaaaaaagtttttcgaGGCTTTTTGTAACGTCATTTCTGGACACCATCTGTCGAATGACCCAGTTTTTCGGCGAATTCATTGAGTAAATTATTGAGTTAGTAACAGGGTATTCTCTTATCGGTCGGAATGATACGAAGAAAGGAAAACAATTCAttagtcattttttaataaagaaaaaaatgcgaTAAGAGGGTTTTGTGTTTCTTTGGTATCAAGTCTGAGTATGACGAAGTTGGGGACTTTGACCACCCCCTAAATAGATGGCATACCACCGGACATAGAAAAACCAAATCCACCTTGACGTCACCTTGGCGGCCTTTTGTCCCATTGAAACGTCTTTACCTGGGTGCCTTTTTGTGTGCGTAATAGAAATTTTCTCGATTGAAAGATAAGGTCGGAACAAAAACGTCGGAATTTCGATACCTACCGACCGAAGCTTTGGGGCAATTATGCAAATCATTCGGCGGCAAGACCGAAACCAAAAGCTGTTAATTACTCGCTTGAAGATTTATGCACGCGTATGCTGACTCTCTAACACACCCGATGGGTATTTATGGTCCGACTGTACCTTAGAAAGTCGACGGGATGGGGTCATGGCGGCCGAGATACTAGACTCTGGTCAGATGAGATGCCTGcactttggaaaaaattctgagaatttttcgaatattttGCAATGTTCGGAAAGGGATTTATTCTTCAATTTCCAAACACTTTTACTCCACGTTCCGCCAATCGTCAGTGAAAGTGTCCACGACGGAAATAAAACCGCGTCACAACACACTTCCAACACTTATCAATAAACATCACAATCCAGCCTCGTTCCGCCGtcgtaaaattaaatttacacgAGGCCGTCCCAAAAATACGAACcgactcaaaatttttaaggtcACAAAGCGACATTTCCGCCTCAGATCGATAACTCCCTTTGACATAATACGCAAACTTTTTTCCTCTCTTCGCCCTTAATGTGAAATTACGCTAGATTAAGCAGTCAGCTGAGTCGGACTCTCTGAGTTTTTCGATTTTGGAGCCACGCCAAAACcgagaaaaattaaagataGACGTGACACAAATTTTAAGTGCGCGAAAAAATCGACAAGGATTCGACGAGGTCGGTACCTTAACTTTGCTTGTAAAACAGCTGTGAGTGCATCCCGGATGTGGCAGAGATGCGCGAAGGAAGTCATTGAGGAATAAATGTCCTAATTGAAAGTGTATACGgaggaagaaaaaataaagaagtggCCACGAGGCGTGTAAACAGAGCGTCATTCGCGCAAACATCTGGCTTCACGTTTTTTAGTTCAATGCTGTTGGAAGAAAGGTGATTGGATCAGCCACAATAATAGAAAAACTTTGGTGTCGCCTACTGTCACCGCATTTTCCATAATTCGAATCTCCCACGGCCGCATCTAAAAATACCACTTCCTCATTGCATCAAGTACGAATCCTTCGAAAAAGCGCGCGTTTCGCGTGATGAAACCCAATATTCCGCAACAAAAACAGAAAGTTCCCTCCGCATTGGCCAAGAAGTGTGTTTCGGTGAAAAGAATCGTGCCGGCCTCGAGTTGCCATCCACCTGCGGCGGCatcaaaattatcaaaaccATCGACGTCCCCGACGTCTGGAAATGCCGATCGATCcacttttaataatttagaaacgGCGAGGAAATTTGTCCGAACGTGACGCAAGTCGggcataattttttcacaaggACTGTAATACTAACGTTACTGTTGGAATTAAAGCACAGTTAAATATCAGCTCGACGGTGAAGTGTCACCGGAAAAGACTGCCGGAGGTCTCAGTTCTCAAGACGTCTCGTTAACGCGTCCTGAAGTGGATGAGAGATCGTTAACTCGAGGGTCACTTTTCGGCGGGGATGTTTAGCCGAGTCGAAAATCGATGATGGCTCGagaaatttttcgttttagttGCGTATAAAACACACACACCGTTATATATTTACTCGCAATCTGCCTTTGACACAATCTAAATGTAATCTTGCCGGAACTAATTACTTGTGCGGTTGCGGATTCGGTTTCTCTCGTTAGTATTCATGGAAAAGAACGCTGGGAACGTTAAAGCTTTACCTGAGAGGGAGAATTAGTACAAGGGACGAAAAGTTAGATGATGACAGGACACGTCGTTAATTTATTTCGCTcgatttgaaattttcaatcgcagacaaagaaattcattattggtTCATTAGCTGCaagatttatacaaattgaCTGATATCGATTGGATGTGCTCAGGAAACGGATCTGAGACAGGGCTGGATTACGGTGTGGCACTGTTTTTTCACTCCAGTTTTACGTAATTTGTagtgtttttaataacaatacgaATCAACGGATCAGTGTCAAACATTCCCGACATTGCGTAAATGTAAATTATCATTGACATCACCAAAATCAACTTTTTAACTAAATCTGACTGATCCATCAGCTTGTCTTATCTTTTATAAAGTGTATTAATTTACTCTTAAAATATGTTTGTTGATGTACTGGCTCAAAGGCATAAAGAATTTGGGTACAGAAAAATTACGGTGGTTTTCTTTGTGTTTCATCTTCCTAATGTGATttagtaacaataaaattcaagAAGCAAAATTTTCTGGCTACGTTTCGCATATAATTTATTCCACATCAGGCCGTCAACTATCCatcattttcttctaatgCGAGGTGGACAACCGAACAGATTAGCAAGAAGTTGGTGCTCACTTTCGTCAACTTTTTCTCAAAGCTTTTCTTCctgtcttttctttttaacTCTCTTTAGTTTTCTCCTACgccagttttattttttccaccgTAGAGGAAACGAATAATGAAATATAAGAAAacgtagtttattttttatatttttaaattccacTAGCTAAATAGTCGGTAAATATAGATGTCACAGATTctccgattttttttcaatttgactTGCAGAAAAACCTATTCAAAATGAACTTATTTTAACTCGAAAAACGTGTTAAAATACGCATGAAGTCATAGGCCGAAGTCCGAACACTCCGAACTGTAATCCGAAcagtgataataataattaaattttttttatgtactCGTATAATGTTGATTTGTTGAAGTCTATTTTTAACAGactttataaatacgtatttaATAGcttatttattgcaattactaaaaaattgaattcgATAGCCCTTGCTGTCCTTATGTTATTATAGTTCGGCTTatagaggttttactgtattgtTGGTGTTGCTATTGTTAAGACTACTACGGTGATTTTCGTATCAAGTTAagctttttctgtttttaaattttattttaaattgatgtgctattacaaaaaaatctttttttcttttggtcAATGGGTAATTCAGTCGTGACCTGAGCTCAAGgactgaataaaaatattatgagCTAGCGTTGTTTTAGCTATTCTGAAGTGAAATTAAAATGATCGAGTACAATCTCCGGAgaaaatcttatttttgtatttttaatgcgACCAGCATCTGCCGTTAATAACCCATATATGGCGTATCCGCTCGATTGTTCATGATTCACTTTTCAATATTAAGCGATGTGGGTGTATATAAAACGGGGAATTGCCACGGAGGCCGTTTAGGTGTCGTTGACAGACCATCCGAATATAAATTCGACTGTTAATGACTCATCCCTATCTCTCGTTTTAATGCCTCGTAAAATGACAAATTTTCGAGAGTGGTGTGGTGTCTCAACGTTGATCGATCGTCCTCTGTACGCCGACGACGACTATACAAACGGCTCCTCTAATAACCCGTTTATGGGGCGTCGGTCCGGCCTTGTTttcgaaaacaaattaaaaacatcaatCAGATTCAAGGGTTAAAAAACGCCATCAGTGTTCTCGTATCTCGTCCCACTTTACAAATTGTTCGTTTCTTGAACAGTTACATTCGACTATAAACCTAGAAAATAAACATTGGTCGCCGGTTCATCATCCACGCTCCGTTGCGGCCAACATGTCGCAACAATAAATTACCAATGAAAGAAGAGGCGCAGACAAGCGACAATTAATGATCGGcgataattcaaaaaatccgCACGAAGAAGTCTCAACAGTCGGAATACCTCCGACACCCTCTTCCAGTTCTATTTCAAGAGTCGACGAAGAAAAACTCAGGGAACCTCGTAACTCTTTTTGAGATACGACACCGAGATAAAATTACCTCGAGTAAATTTTACGGAATTAAATCCCGAGTGGAGGCCATAATCACGAAGAGACTTAATAGAAATAGTCGACACGGCACCCTCTCACAATCGAACGATTAATCCGGCGATCTTTCCTAATCCAGATTCGTTACTTAATTCC
The sequence above is a segment of the Tribolium castaneum strain GA2 chromosome 9, icTriCast1.1, whole genome shotgun sequence genome. Coding sequences within it:
- the tsl gene encoding torso-like protein isoform X1 yields the protein MWGRAQLLVLLTALSAYGDDVHPEDSQLRVGRSVDIFTRYGYLSLSMKVVPRNDSDFLFREPTIDVFDDLDRYVVHPVKVPKKQRRVFVGDFHMEFCDNVKQLVQAYFRDFSFERLENTWRAFTASWSPDTLAKNLGINSSFVHKEHCYVLVRLARFRDSVKLSKIPNNVNLMDVVAREIDKIQVGDVSSVLKFIRKYGSHFIESYVTGNALYQVFVFRRSIYLQIKERLKTQGISHLDKLELGQYFSPWFAEHMGQIKVASGNHTVEEWAAAKLRVHYYIFTYPTLLKIHGDTQLLTVLNDLLQNEAILQMGMKTLAPAFKDPAKRTFFIEVLDNFLKLWESNL
- the LOC663599 gene encoding tetratricopeptide repeat protein 5, whose amino-acid sequence is MDSSGDKPQESPQDIVAALQEKVNSLYLYRDHYFETHKIDDAIHKNGDVEKKLSEILGVFNECEKRASGGDRAKFCFLKGRALNVVPKFSKEAESLLSKAVKLDPKCVEAWNELGECFWKNNELKKAMNCFEGALKERKNKVSLRNLSMLARQETSSSRENLINNIEKGLNYAKEAVQLDPQDGLSWAVLGNAHLSSFFGIQQNPKTLKQCLSAYSQAEKDIVAKSTPDLHYNKGITLKYEEEFELALESFNKAALYDPTWDQPKIKEKQLVRYLNEITDLVTTSGKMKAKRLQQILQSIDSKQLGPYAGGSYTSSANQTVKLDEIPLGGLKPGLNEEKVVLGKVVCSVQNEDSVPFTFCLVDKLGTCVVVTVFNLADGKGVIIGNSVAIPEPYVTDVDFTYKDNEYKFRLIRVETPLVMVVNGKKVNRDLQAGVQMSIFNKYD